In Lolium rigidum isolate FL_2022 chromosome 3, APGP_CSIRO_Lrig_0.1, whole genome shotgun sequence, the genomic window AGATATTTGCTGAGCAAGGTTAAACAGGCAATGCATAAAGAGCGCATCTACCTATTGTTTCCCGGACTTGATGGGGACCTGAAGAAGCCAAGCTACTCAAAGATTGATAAAACGACAACAAGCTTAATTCCCTAGCATTCATTCCTAAACTTGCAGAGTATCGTGGCGGCACCGGAACCGGAGAATGGTGAATGCGCTCATCATGGCTTGGGCAGCTCCCTCTTGGGCCTCTGCGGCGGCGCGTTCTTGGGGTTGGTGAACCACGTCGTGTAGAGGAATTGCTTGTGAGGCCCTTCATGGTCGCAGATGAGCCTGAGCTTCTGCTTCTCCCTCATCCACCGCAGCATGATCTTCATCTGCCTCTTGCTCTCCAAGCCCCTCAGCCCTACGTCCTGGAAAAACATTACCACGCGATTGGGGATTGTTAGAACAGCCAGATTGTACACTGGCTTGCAGGTAATTCCCACATAGACGTTCAGTCGAACAGGTAGTGTGCGGGGCATGAAACATGAAGTTTTGGCAGCGAGGAGCGCGAACCTTGACGTGCTCCCAGACGTCGGAGATGGTGAGCGGGCCGTGCTCCCTGACGACGTCGAAGATGGTGCGAGTGATGGACTGCGCCTGCTCCGGCGGCGTCGTGAGCTCGATCGGCGCCATCTTGGGCTTCCCCTTCTtcgccgcccaccgcgccgccgtcgcAAACATCTCGGGCCGGGTACCCCCTCCCGTACCCACGCTACAAATATGACTTTGTTGCAGTGCAGTTCGCAGCTTACACCTGCGTCAGCCGATCCGCCGGCGCGTGCCACTGCTCATCCGCGCGACACACTTTCGTCCCTTCGCTCTTCTCGCCTGGCTGCCGGCGCCggactcctcctcttcgtccactCCGCGGTGGCGCGACCGGGCGCGGGGAAGATTGCGGCGCGATATCGGGAGGGAGAATAGAGGAATCCGCGCCGTGCAATTTCGTCGAAGGGAGGCGGGCGGGCAGAGAgctccggcggctccggcaggggaTCTCGCGGAGGAATGGAGGATGCGAACAGAACGGGGGAGTGAGAATGAGACAGTGAGACCGAGGCTGCGTACATCGGCAAAGATGGGCCTGGCCCAGGTCCTTTCAACGCCGGCCCTAAGCGCTTCGAGAAAGGGGTAGGCAATTCCTATTTGACGCTCACTGTGCGTTAGCGTGCCAATGCTCGGGTGAGGGGCgacttgggccttggccttttcgaAAGTTGGAGACAGAGACGGGAGGAAGATGCATAAGTAGCTAGCTCAACATCCATCGCCCATATCAAGGGGAGTATAGTATGATAATTGCAGAGGTCAAGGAGACCGCGTCAACTTTCGTGACGACGGTTTTCAGACACGAAAGAAGAAACTCCAATGGGGAGCCTCACCGCCTTGCTCGTAGTAGTGTTAGTTTGGGGGCTGGTCGCCGCTTTGTGGCTCCTGCACCCGCCCGATGGCCTTTGTATTCCTCAAGAAAATTATCTAATCAATAAAGAGGGGGTGAGACGAGGAAGGTGGAAGGGTACTTAGGGTTTCGGGTGCTGGGTCTTAGGGTTCGGGTGCGACGCTCGCCGACgttcttagggtttagggtgcaaGGGTGTTGCCGGAGTTGCGGGAGGTGGGCGGGTTTAGAGAGAGGTCCGGGTCAGGGGCGGACCTAGAGAAAAACCAACCCGGCACTGGCGGAGGGTCTTGGAGACCATCCTGGGCACTGGCCCAGGCTGCCAACATTAAAACCAAGCTATCTAGCCTACTAAAACCAGTAAACATTAGCTAATCAATGACATCTTGTCTATTTGGCCCATGCTTGCCCTTTGGGCTAAGAAATCGGCCCCTCCTGGTTTCGGCGTCACGCTCCGCCACTGCAACCCGGTATCCTCTTATGAGTCACACATAATTATCAGTTAGAGCTGGGGGTGTCATACGCTACAAATGGATAGAATATAGCAAGGAAATGAGATTTTACCCGGTGTCTTGTGACACCTGGTAGCACAACGTGGGTACGCCCCTAGTCCGGGTGGCGGCGGATGGAGGAGGGCAGTGCGGCGAGGCACCGCGAAAGCCGCCGCAGGTGGTCCGACCCGCAGTGGAGGCAAGACTTGAGAGCTGAAAGGGAGAGGTCGGACATGAGCAAGAAGAGGTGTTGGGGAAGGAGTTGTTGGACCGGGGCCCATCTCGTCTTCCTGCGGGCGTCGGTGGTGTGACACGCGCTAAACATTGAATAGG contains:
- the LOC124700164 gene encoding uncharacterized protein LOC124700164; translation: MFATAARWAAKKGKPKMAPIELTTPPEQAQSITRTIFDVVREHGPLTISDVWEHVKDVGLRGLESKRQMKIMLRWMREKQKLRLICDHEGPHKQFLYTTWFTNPKNAPPQRPKRELPKP